The following coding sequences are from one Helicobacter jaachi window:
- the gyrB gene encoding DNA topoisomerase (ATP-hydrolyzing) subunit B produces MDKKEYQASNIKVLKGLEAVRKRPGMYIGDTNIGGLHHMIYEVVDNSIDEAMAGYCNEISITLTTQGSAIIEDNGRGIPVDIHPTENLPAATLVLTTLHAGGKFDQDTYKVSGGLHGVGVSVVNALSKHLIMTIKKNGHIYRQEFAKGIPQSDLEIIGDTNENGTTIEFIPDGEVMEVLEFDAQILIARFKEMAYLNHNITIHFKDERTQLEEHYHFEGGLSQFIQDINKKPLISSIISFSAFELETDVEIALAYNEGYDEKVLSFVNNIRTPDGGTHEAGFRAGLSRAIMNYIEANASAREKDSKVTGDDVREGLVAIISTKVIDPQFEGQTKGKLGSSFVKPIVQKLIYEKLSKFFEENPNEAKAIMQKAIMAARGREAAKKARDLTRKKESFSVGTLPGKLADCQSKDPIESEIYLVEGDSAGGSAKQGRDRAFQAILPLRGKILNVEKSRLDKILKSDEIKNMITAFGCGIGDEFNIEKLRYHKIIIMTDADVDGSHIQTLLMTFFYRYLKPLVENGHIYIAQPPLYRYKKGKKEIYLKDERALSEYLIENGIENFSFQGVGNKELLEILKFISHYRSILKELEKHYPMIEVVRYLVENEQFDSLDLTELSQKIESYLISKECNILNKSVQEAQITLYVQTKVGLVELHINSALFMDNFFQEARHIYKKIASRALDFLNGEDLIEFLEKIEESAKKDAYIQRYKGLGEMNPEQLWETTMMKANRTLLRVKIDDDADTDEIFTLFMGDEVEPRRVYIQEHAKDVKHLDV; encoded by the coding sequence ATGGATAAAAAAGAATATCAAGCCAGCAATATTAAAGTTTTAAAAGGTTTAGAAGCCGTTCGCAAGCGCCCCGGAATGTATATTGGCGATACAAATATCGGCGGCTTGCATCATATGATTTATGAAGTGGTAGATAACTCCATAGATGAGGCTATGGCGGGGTATTGTAATGAGATTAGTATCACGCTTACAACACAAGGAAGCGCTATCATTGAGGATAATGGACGCGGTATCCCCGTAGATATTCACCCTACAGAGAATCTACCTGCTGCGACGCTTGTGCTTACTACCTTGCATGCAGGTGGAAAATTTGACCAAGATACTTATAAAGTTTCTGGCGGCTTGCATGGTGTGGGTGTGAGTGTGGTAAATGCCCTCTCCAAGCACCTCATTATGACTATTAAAAAAAATGGGCATATTTATCGTCAAGAATTTGCCAAAGGTATTCCCCAAAGTGATTTAGAAATTATTGGCGATACTAATGAAAATGGCACGACTATTGAGTTTATCCCTGATGGTGAGGTTATGGAAGTGCTAGAATTTGATGCGCAAATACTTATTGCGCGCTTTAAAGAAATGGCATATCTTAATCACAATATCACTATTCATTTTAAAGATGAGCGCACGCAGCTAGAGGAACATTATCACTTTGAGGGTGGATTGTCTCAATTTATACAAGACATTAATAAAAAGCCTCTTATCTCCTCAATCATAAGCTTTTCAGCCTTTGAGTTAGAAACAGATGTAGAAATTGCTCTAGCTTATAATGAGGGCTATGATGAAAAGGTTTTGAGTTTTGTGAATAATATCCGCACACCAGATGGCGGGACACATGAAGCAGGCTTTAGAGCAGGCTTAAGTCGAGCGATTATGAATTATATTGAAGCAAATGCAAGCGCTAGGGAGAAAGATTCTAAAGTTACAGGCGATGATGTGCGCGAGGGGCTTGTGGCGATTATTTCTACAAAAGTTATAGACCCGCAATTTGAAGGGCAAACTAAAGGAAAATTGGGCAGCTCATTTGTAAAGCCTATCGTGCAAAAGCTCATTTATGAAAAACTTTCAAAATTTTTTGAAGAAAATCCAAATGAAGCCAAAGCCATTATGCAAAAAGCCATTATGGCAGCACGCGGGCGTGAAGCGGCTAAAAAAGCGCGAGATTTAACGCGCAAAAAAGAGAGTTTTTCTGTTGGCACATTGCCCGGTAAGCTCGCTGATTGCCAGAGTAAAGACCCTATAGAATCTGAAATCTATCTTGTAGAGGGCGATAGCGCAGGAGGGAGCGCAAAGCAAGGGCGCGATAGAGCCTTTCAGGCCATTTTACCTCTGCGCGGCAAAATTTTAAATGTGGAGAAATCCCGCCTTGATAAGATTTTAAAAAGTGATGAGATTAAAAATATGATTACTGCCTTTGGTTGCGGCATTGGCGATGAGTTTAATATCGAAAAGCTGCGCTATCACAAAATTATTATAATGACTGATGCTGATGTTGATGGAAGTCACATACAAACGCTTTTGATGACATTTTTTTATCGCTATTTAAAGCCTCTTGTGGAAAATGGGCATATTTATATCGCTCAACCTCCCTTATATCGCTATAAAAAAGGCAAAAAAGAGATTTATCTCAAAGATGAGCGGGCTTTGAGCGAGTATCTTATCGAAAATGGTATAGAGAATTTTAGCTTTCAGGGTGTTGGTAATAAAGAACTTTTGGAGATTCTTAAATTCATTTCACACTATCGCAGTATTTTAAAAGAGCTTGAGAAGCATTATCCTATGATTGAGGTGGTGCGCTATTTGGTCGAAAATGAGCAGTTTGATAGTCTAGATTTAACTGAGCTTAGCCAAAAGATAGAATCTTATCTTATAAGTAAAGAGTGCAATATCCTTAATAAAAGCGTGCAAGAAGCGCAAATAACGCTCTATGTGCAAACAAAAGTAGGGCTTGTAGAACTTCACATTAATAGTGCGCTGTTTATGGATAATTTTTTCCAAGAGGCTAGACATATTTATAAAAAGATTGCTAGCAGGGCTTTAGATTTTCTTAATGGAGAGGATTTGATTGAATTTTTGGAGAAAATTGAAGAAAGTGCGAAAAAAGATGCCTATATCCAGCGATACAAAGGTTTGGGCGAGATGAATCCAGAGCAATTATGGGAAACTACGATGATGAAAGCTAATCGCACACTTTTGCGCGTAAAAATTGATGATGATGCTGATACTGATGAGATTTTCACGCTTTTTATGGGTGATGAGGTCGAGCCGCGTCGCGTGTATATCCAAGAGCATGCAAAAGATGTTAAACACTTAGATGTGTGA
- the dnaN gene encoding DNA polymerase III subunit beta, with product MKISIPKSLLETTLTNCQNFLDKRDRSQITSHIYFEATDDMFILKATDYEIWLESRINIPSQMQGNATANGRQILDTIKRLKEGDITIETKEDSLHISQGKSRTKLPMFNADEFPKFPEYEQNAQINIESEKFLNSLKKINPAVDTNNPKYELNGCLLDIKDYGFNFAATDTRRLAVIEYKSQSINVLSLIIPKKAIIEVSKLFIDGFEIYHNPTHLILKSNEYTFYTKLINGKYPDYEKIIPKEFKHKITLPKDKFVDALQFVKSLANNIKITLTPNEISFETLNEESGEASTQIEVQTGIDEFTLGINSKYILDFLSQVEGSEFVLCLNDTNTPFVVVYENFSTVIMPVIL from the coding sequence ATGAAAATCTCCATTCCAAAAAGCCTACTAGAAACAACCCTTACAAATTGCCAAAATTTCCTTGATAAAAGAGATAGGTCGCAAATCACTTCTCACATTTACTTTGAAGCTACAGATGATATGTTTATCCTTAAGGCTACAGATTATGAGATTTGGCTAGAATCCCGTATTAATATTCCTTCTCAAATGCAAGGCAATGCTACGGCTAATGGTCGGCAGATTCTAGATACTATCAAACGCCTTAAGGAAGGTGATATAACCATTGAAACAAAAGAAGATTCTCTGCATATTTCACAAGGCAAATCCCGCACAAAGCTCCCCATGTTTAATGCTGATGAATTCCCAAAATTTCCAGAATATGAACAAAATGCTCAAATAAATATAGAATCTGAAAAGTTTTTAAATTCACTTAAAAAGATAAATCCTGCTGTGGATACAAATAACCCAAAATACGAGCTTAATGGCTGTTTATTAGATATTAAAGATTATGGATTTAATTTCGCCGCTACAGATACGAGACGTCTAGCTGTGATTGAATATAAAAGCCAATCAATCAATGTGCTTTCTCTTATTATCCCTAAAAAAGCTATTATCGAAGTTTCAAAGCTTTTTATTGATGGATTTGAGATTTATCATAATCCTACACATCTTATTCTTAAAAGTAATGAATACACTTTCTACACAAAGCTTATTAATGGCAAATATCCTGACTATGAAAAAATCATTCCCAAAGAATTTAAGCATAAAATCACTCTGCCTAAAGATAAATTTGTCGATGCTTTGCAGTTTGTAAAATCACTTGCAAATAATATTAAAATTACACTTACACCTAATGAAATTTCTTTTGAAACGCTTAATGAAGAAAGCGGAGAGGCTAGCACACAAATTGAAGTGCAGACAGGAATTGATGAATTCACATTAGGGATTAATTCTAAATACATTTTAGATTTTCTCTCTCAAGTTGAGGGCAGTGAATTTGTGCTATGTTTAAATGACACAAATACGCCATTTGTCGTTGTATATGAGAATTTCTCAACTGTGATTATGCCTGTGATTCTATAA